The Mycobacterium paragordonae genome includes a region encoding these proteins:
- the kstR2 gene encoding TetR family transcriptional regulator KstR2 — translation MERVAGQANSRRDELLGLAAVMFAERGLRATTVRDIADGAGILSGSLYHHFASKEEMVDELLREFLDWLFARYREIVDSEPNPLERLKGLFMASFEAIEHRHAQVVIYQDEAQRLSTQARFSYIDERNKQQRRMWHDLLNQGVEEGYFQPDLDVDLVYRFIRDTTWVSVRWYQPGGPLTAQQVGQKYLAIVLGGIAKEGV, via the coding sequence GTGGAGCGTGTGGCCGGTCAGGCTAATAGTCGTCGAGACGAGTTATTGGGACTCGCCGCGGTGATGTTCGCCGAACGCGGCTTACGCGCAACGACCGTGCGCGACATCGCCGACGGTGCCGGCATCCTGTCTGGCAGTCTCTACCACCACTTCGCTTCCAAAGAGGAGATGGTCGACGAGTTGCTGCGCGAGTTCCTGGACTGGCTGTTCGCGCGCTACCGGGAGATCGTCGACAGCGAACCGAACCCCCTCGAGCGACTCAAGGGCCTCTTCATGGCGTCGTTCGAGGCCATCGAGCACCGGCACGCCCAAGTCGTCATCTATCAGGATGAGGCCCAACGACTCTCGACGCAGGCCCGATTCTCCTACATCGACGAACGCAACAAGCAGCAGCGCAGGATGTGGCACGACCTGCTGAACCAGGGCGTCGAGGAGGGTTACTTCCAGCCCGACTTGGACGTCGACCTGGTGTATCGCTTCATCCGTGACACCACGTGGGTTTCGGTGCGCTGGTATCAACCCGGCGGACCGCTTACCGCACAGCAGGTCGGTCAGAAATATCTCGCCATTGTTCTTGGCGGAATCGCGAAAGAAGGAGTCTGA
- the ipdB gene encoding cholesterol ring-cleaving hydrolase subunit IpdB, translating to MTATRAEICAIACAELFRDAGEIMISPMTNMAAVGARLARLTFSPDILLTDGEAQLLADTPALGKTGPVEGWMPFGRVFETLSWGRRHVVMGANQVDRYGNQNISAFGPLQQPTRQMFGVRGSPGNTINHATSYWVGNHSKRVFTETVDIVSGIGYDKVDPDNPAFRFVNVFRVVSNLGVFDFGGPEHTMRAQSLHPGVAPDDVREATSFDVHGLDEAAETRQPTDDELRLIREVIDPKALRDREIR from the coding sequence ATGACCGCCACCCGAGCCGAAATATGCGCGATCGCCTGCGCCGAATTGTTCAGGGATGCCGGCGAAATCATGATCAGCCCGATGACCAACATGGCCGCGGTGGGAGCCCGGCTGGCGCGGCTGACGTTCTCACCCGACATCCTGCTCACCGACGGCGAGGCGCAGTTGCTCGCCGACACACCGGCACTGGGCAAGACCGGCCCGGTCGAGGGCTGGATGCCCTTCGGACGGGTCTTCGAGACCCTGTCCTGGGGCCGGCGTCATGTGGTGATGGGCGCCAATCAGGTTGACCGCTACGGCAATCAGAACATCTCGGCGTTCGGTCCGCTGCAGCAGCCGACCCGGCAGATGTTCGGGGTGCGTGGCTCGCCGGGCAACACCATCAACCACGCCACCAGCTACTGGGTCGGCAACCACTCCAAGCGGGTGTTCACCGAAACCGTCGACATCGTCTCGGGCATCGGCTACGACAAGGTCGATCCGGACAACCCGGCGTTCCGGTTCGTCAACGTCTTCCGGGTGGTATCCAACCTCGGTGTCTTTGACTTCGGCGGGCCGGAGCACACCATGCGGGCGCAGTCCCTGCACCCCGGCGTCGCTCCCGACGACGTCCGCGAAGCCACCTCGTTCGACGTGCACGGCCTCGACGAGGCCGCCGAAACGCGACAACCGACCGACGACGAGCTGCGCCTGATCCGTGAGGTCATCGACCCGAAGGCGTTGCGCGACAGAGAGATCCGGTAG
- the ipdC gene encoding (3aS,4S,5R,7aS)-5-hydroxy-7a-methyl-1-oxo-octahydro-1H-indene-4-carboxyl-CoA dehydrogenase, producing MRLKTPLTELVGIEHPVVQTGMGWVAGARLVSATANAGGLGILASATMTLDELATAIGKVKAATDKPFGVNIRADAADAGDRVELMIREGVKVASFALAPKPELIARLKEAGAVVVPSIGAAKHARKVAGWGADAMIVQGGEGGGHTGPVATTLLLPSVLDAVKGTGIPVIAAGGFFDGRGLAAALSYGAAGVAMGTRFLLTSDSTVPEAVKRRYLESALDGTVVTTRVDGMPHRVLRTGLVEKLESGSRARGFTAAVRNAAKFKQMSQMSWRSMIQDGLAMRHGKELTWSQVVMAANTPMLLKAGLVEGNTDAGVLASGQVAGILDDLPSCAELIESVVAEAIEHLQAAAKLVE from the coding sequence GTGCGGCTCAAAACTCCGCTGACCGAGCTGGTCGGCATCGAGCATCCGGTGGTGCAGACCGGGATGGGTTGGGTAGCCGGCGCGCGACTCGTGTCGGCCACGGCCAATGCCGGCGGGTTGGGCATTTTAGCCTCGGCCACCATGACGCTGGACGAGTTGGCCACCGCCATAGGCAAGGTCAAGGCTGCCACCGACAAGCCGTTCGGCGTCAACATCCGCGCCGACGCCGCCGATGCCGGCGATCGGGTCGAGCTGATGATCCGCGAGGGCGTCAAGGTGGCATCGTTCGCGCTGGCACCCAAGCCCGAACTGATCGCGCGGCTCAAAGAGGCCGGTGCGGTGGTCGTTCCGTCGATCGGGGCGGCCAAGCACGCCCGCAAGGTCGCCGGCTGGGGTGCCGACGCGATGATCGTGCAGGGCGGCGAAGGCGGTGGGCACACCGGCCCGGTCGCCACCACGCTGCTGCTGCCGTCGGTCCTGGACGCGGTCAAGGGGACCGGCATCCCGGTGATCGCCGCCGGCGGCTTCTTCGACGGACGCGGACTGGCCGCGGCGTTGTCCTACGGCGCCGCCGGGGTTGCCATGGGGACGCGCTTCCTGCTCACCTCGGATTCGACGGTCCCCGAGGCGGTCAAGCGGCGGTACCTGGAGTCGGCCTTGGACGGCACGGTGGTGACCACCCGCGTCGACGGCATGCCGCACCGGGTGCTGCGCACCGGTCTGGTGGAGAAGCTGGAAAGCGGCTCGCGGGCAAGGGGTTTCACCGCGGCGGTACGCAACGCCGCCAAGTTCAAGCAGATGTCGCAGATGAGCTGGCGGTCGATGATCCAGGACGGCCTGGCCATGCGGCACGGCAAGGAGCTCACCTGGTCGCAGGTGGTGATGGCGGCCAATACCCCGATGCTGCTCAAGGCCGGGCTGGTCGAGGGCAACACCGATGCCGGCGTGCTCGCGTCGGGTCAGGTGGCCGGCATTCTCGACGATCTGCCCTCATGCGCCGAGCTGATCGAGTCGGTGGTGGCCGAGGCGATCGAGCACCTGCAGGCCGCGGCGAAGCTAGTGGAGTAG
- the ipdA gene encoding cholesterol ring-cleaving hydrolase subunit IpdA, with protein sequence MSNKTTTLDDAVAHVQSGMTIGIAGWGSRRKPMAFVRALLRTDVTDLTVVTYGGPDLGLLCSAGKVKRVYYGFVSLDSPPFYDPWFAKARTSGAIEAREMDEGMLRNGLQAAAQRLPFLPTRAGLGSAVLDFWEGELKTVTSPYPTDGGYEKLIAMPALRLDIAFAHLNLGDQRGNAAYTGIDPYFDDLFLMAADKRFLSVERVVSTEELVKSVPPQALLINRMMVDGVVEAPGGAHFTTAAPDYGRDEKFQRHYSEAASTEDGWQQFVATYLSGSEDDYQAAVRKFAEEAAK encoded by the coding sequence ATGAGCAACAAGACGACGACCCTGGACGACGCCGTCGCGCACGTGCAAAGCGGCATGACCATCGGGATCGCCGGTTGGGGATCACGGCGCAAGCCAATGGCTTTCGTGCGCGCCCTGCTGCGCACCGACGTCACCGATCTGACCGTGGTCACCTACGGCGGGCCGGACCTGGGCCTGCTGTGTTCGGCCGGCAAGGTCAAGCGGGTCTACTACGGCTTCGTCTCGCTGGATTCGCCACCCTTCTACGACCCGTGGTTCGCCAAAGCCCGCACCAGCGGCGCCATCGAGGCCCGCGAGATGGACGAGGGCATGCTGCGCAACGGCCTGCAGGCGGCCGCGCAACGGCTGCCGTTCCTGCCGACCCGCGCCGGACTCGGCAGTGCGGTGCTGGACTTCTGGGAAGGCGAACTCAAGACCGTCACCAGCCCGTATCCCACCGACGGCGGGTACGAGAAGCTGATCGCGATGCCCGCGCTGCGCCTCGACATCGCGTTTGCCCACCTCAATCTCGGCGACCAGCGGGGCAACGCCGCATACACCGGCATCGACCCCTACTTCGACGACCTGTTCCTGATGGCCGCCGACAAGCGTTTCCTGTCGGTAGAACGGGTGGTGTCCACCGAGGAACTCGTGAAATCGGTTCCGCCGCAGGCACTGCTGATCAACCGGATGATGGTCGACGGCGTGGTGGAGGCACCCGGCGGTGCCCACTTCACCACCGCCGCACCGGATTACGGCCGTGACGAGAAGTTCCAGCGGCACTACTCCGAAGCCGCCTCCACCGAGGACGGCTGGCAGCAGTTCGTGGCCACGTATCTGTCCGGCAGCGAAGACGATTACCAGGCCGCCGTGCGCAAGTTCGCCGAGGAGGCAGCGAAATGA
- a CDS encoding nitroreductase family deazaflavin-dependent oxidoreductase, protein MPKSPPRFLNSPLTDHFIKWMSRLNTWMYRRNGGEGLGGTFQNIPVALLTTTGRKTGEPRVSPLYFLRDGNRVVVAASKGGAAKNPMWYLNLKANPKVQVQIKKEVLALTARDATDEERAQYWPKLVDMYPSYEDYQAWTDRTIPIVICDP, encoded by the coding sequence ATGCCGAAGTCTCCCCCACGCTTCTTGAACTCGCCGCTCACCGATCACTTCATCAAGTGGATGTCGCGGCTGAACACCTGGATGTATCGCCGCAACGGCGGTGAAGGCCTGGGCGGCACCTTCCAGAACATCCCCGTCGCCCTGTTGACCACGACCGGCCGCAAGACCGGCGAACCTCGGGTCAGCCCGTTGTACTTCCTGCGCGACGGCAACCGGGTCGTGGTGGCGGCATCCAAGGGCGGGGCGGCCAAGAACCCGATGTGGTACCTCAACCTCAAGGCCAACCCCAAGGTGCAGGTGCAGATCAAGAAGGAAGTGCTCGCCCTCACCGCACGCGATGCCACCGACGAGGAGCGCGCCCAGTACTGGCCGAAGCTGGTGGATATGTATCCCAGCTACGAGGACTATCAGGCCTGGACGGACCGGACGATCCCGATCGTCATCTGCGACCCCTAG
- a CDS encoding SDR family oxidoreductase, translated as MGLLDGRVVIVTGAGRGIGRAHALAFAAEGARVVINDIGVGLDGSAGESPAQQVVDEITAAGGEAVVNGDDVADWTGAQNLIDTAVDTFGGLDVLVNNAGFIRDRMLANTSESEWDAVIRVHLKGHFATLRHAAGYWRRQIKGGTVGPDDLHARIINTSSGAGLQGSVGQGNYSAAKAGIAALTLVGAAELGRYGITVNAIAPAARTRMTEAVFAETMAAPEDGGFDAMAPENVSPLVVWLGSVESRGVTGKVFEVEGGLIRVAEGWAHGPQIDKGAKWDPAELGPVVTDLLAKSRTPVPVYGA; from the coding sequence ATGGGTTTGCTCGACGGGCGGGTGGTCATCGTCACCGGCGCGGGCCGCGGCATCGGTCGCGCGCATGCGCTGGCGTTCGCCGCCGAGGGCGCACGCGTGGTGATCAACGACATCGGCGTGGGACTGGACGGGTCGGCCGGTGAAAGCCCGGCACAGCAGGTGGTCGACGAAATCACCGCTGCCGGTGGTGAAGCCGTGGTCAACGGTGACGACGTCGCGGACTGGACGGGTGCGCAGAACCTGATCGACACGGCGGTCGACACGTTCGGCGGCCTGGACGTCCTGGTCAACAACGCCGGGTTCATCCGCGACCGAATGTTGGCCAATACCAGCGAAAGTGAGTGGGACGCCGTCATCCGCGTACACCTCAAGGGGCATTTCGCCACCCTGCGGCACGCCGCGGGCTACTGGCGCCGGCAAATCAAGGGCGGCACCGTCGGACCGGATGACCTGCATGCCCGCATCATCAACACCAGCTCCGGCGCCGGCCTGCAGGGCAGCGTCGGGCAGGGTAACTACTCCGCCGCCAAGGCCGGGATCGCCGCACTGACCCTCGTCGGCGCGGCCGAGCTTGGGCGCTACGGCATCACCGTCAACGCGATCGCTCCCGCCGCCCGCACCCGGATGACCGAAGCCGTGTTCGCCGAGACCATGGCCGCGCCGGAGGACGGCGGGTTCGACGCCATGGCTCCGGAGAACGTCTCGCCGCTGGTGGTGTGGCTTGGCAGTGTCGAATCCCGCGGCGTCACCGGCAAGGTGTTCGAAGTCGAGGGCGGTCTGATCCGGGTTGCCGAGGGATGGGCGCACGGACCGCAGATCGACAAGGGCGCGAAGTGGGATCCCGCCGAGCTGGGTCCGGTGGTCACCGACCTGCTGGCCAAGTCGCGGACGCCGGTTCCGGTCTACGGGGCCTAG
- a CDS encoding fatty acid desaturase, which yields MSTVEQAPATSGSAAQHALPDPGEAVPKLALPTIGIFLASLTAFVTCTVGYINGWSPWWVTIPVNAAVTFVMFTVVHDASHYSISSVRWVNGLMGRLAWLFVGPVVAFPSFGYIHIQHHRHSNDDDQDPDTFASHGKWWQLPLRWSLVEYFYLRYYLPRARSRPVLEVGETMVMMALSLTGLVVAIVTGNFWILLVVFLIPQRIGLTILAWWFDWLPHHGLEDTQRTNRYRATRNRVGAEWLFTPVLLSQNYHLVHHLHPSVPFYRYLRTWKRNEEAYLERNAAINTVFGQQLNPDEYREWKDLNGRLSKLLPVRMPARSSSPHAVLHRIPVASVDPITADSTLVTFAVPEDLQDAFRFEPGQHVTVVSGEGVRRNYSICAPATRAQLRIAVKHIPGGAFSTYVAEQLQAGDVLELMTPTGRFGTPLHPLNRKHYVGLVAGSGITPVLSILATTLEIETESRFTLIYGNRTRESTMFRAELDRLESRYADRLEVLHVLSGESLHAPELRGRIDRDKLNLWLTGDLQPDHVDEWFICGPMEMTTAVRESLLEHRVDSERIHLELFHGFETGSAAEHSYESATVTFKLSGKQWTYDLTPGDSILEGALQVRDDAPYACMGGACGTCRAKLIEGDVEMDHNFALGQAELDAGYILTCQSHPTTPFVSVDYDA from the coding sequence ATGTCGACCGTCGAGCAGGCACCCGCAACCTCCGGGTCCGCCGCGCAGCATGCGCTGCCCGATCCGGGTGAAGCGGTACCCAAGCTTGCGCTGCCCACCATCGGGATCTTTCTCGCGTCGCTGACCGCCTTCGTTACCTGCACGGTCGGCTATATCAATGGCTGGTCACCGTGGTGGGTGACCATTCCGGTGAACGCCGCGGTGACGTTCGTGATGTTCACCGTCGTGCACGACGCGTCGCATTACTCGATCAGCTCCGTGCGTTGGGTTAACGGGCTGATGGGGCGGCTGGCCTGGCTCTTCGTCGGCCCGGTGGTCGCGTTCCCGTCGTTCGGCTACATCCACATCCAGCATCACCGGCACTCTAACGACGACGACCAGGACCCGGACACCTTCGCTTCACACGGAAAGTGGTGGCAGTTGCCGCTGCGCTGGTCGCTGGTGGAGTACTTCTACCTGCGGTACTACCTGCCGCGTGCTCGCAGCCGGCCGGTGCTCGAGGTCGGCGAGACCATGGTGATGATGGCGCTGTCGCTCACCGGCCTGGTCGTGGCCATCGTCACCGGAAATTTCTGGATCCTGCTCGTCGTCTTCCTGATCCCGCAGCGCATCGGCCTGACAATCCTGGCGTGGTGGTTCGACTGGCTGCCCCATCACGGCCTGGAAGACACCCAGCGCACCAACCGCTACCGCGCCACCCGCAATCGTGTCGGCGCCGAATGGCTGTTCACCCCGGTGCTGCTGTCGCAGAACTACCACCTGGTGCACCACCTGCACCCGTCGGTGCCGTTCTACCGATACCTACGGACGTGGAAACGCAACGAAGAGGCCTACCTGGAGCGCAACGCCGCCATCAACACCGTTTTTGGGCAGCAGCTGAATCCCGACGAGTATCGGGAATGGAAGGATCTCAACGGCCGGCTGTCCAAGCTGTTGCCGGTGCGGATGCCGGCCCGATCCAGTTCGCCGCATGCCGTGCTGCACCGCATCCCGGTCGCGTCCGTGGACCCCATCACCGCCGACAGCACCCTGGTCACCTTCGCCGTCCCCGAGGACCTGCAGGACGCGTTCCGGTTCGAACCAGGCCAGCACGTCACCGTAGTGAGCGGCGAAGGTGTGCGTCGCAACTACTCGATCTGCGCCCCGGCGACGCGCGCGCAGTTGCGCATTGCCGTCAAACACATTCCGGGCGGCGCTTTTTCGACGTATGTGGCCGAGCAGCTGCAGGCCGGTGACGTGCTCGAGCTGATGACCCCGACGGGTCGGTTCGGCACGCCGCTGCATCCGCTGAACCGCAAGCACTACGTCGGCCTGGTGGCCGGTAGCGGCATCACGCCGGTGCTGTCGATCCTGGCGACGACCTTGGAGATCGAAACGGAGAGCCGGTTCACGCTCATCTACGGCAACCGCACCAGGGAGTCGACGATGTTCCGCGCTGAGCTCGACCGGTTGGAGTCGCGCTACGCCGACCGGCTGGAAGTCCTGCACGTGCTGTCGGGCGAGTCGTTGCACGCTCCGGAACTGCGCGGCCGGATCGACCGCGACAAACTCAACCTGTGGCTGACCGGCGACCTGCAGCCGGACCATGTCGATGAGTGGTTCATCTGCGGCCCGATGGAGATGACGACCGCGGTGCGCGAGTCGCTGCTGGAGCACCGCGTGGACTCGGAGCGCATCCACCTGGAGCTCTTCCACGGTTTCGAAACCGGTTCTGCCGCAGAGCATTCCTACGAAAGCGCGACGGTGACGTTCAAGTTGTCCGGCAAGCAGTGGACCTACGACCTGACCCCAGGCGACTCCATCCTCGAGGGCGCTCTGCAGGTTCGCGACGATGCGCCGTACGCCTGTATGGGCGGCGCGTGTGGCACTTGCCGGGCGAAGCTCATCGAAGGCGACGTCGAGATGGACCACAACTTCGCGCTGGGGCAGGCCGAACTGGACGCGGGTTACATCCTGACCTGTCAGTCGCACCCGACGACGCCGTTCGTCTCGGTCGACTACGACGCCTGA
- the fadA6 gene encoding steroid 3-ketoacyl-CoA thiolase FadA6, whose product MAGFSEAYVIDAVRTAVGKRGGGLAGIHPVDLGALGWRGLLDRVDVDPAAVDDVIAGCVDAIGGQAGNIARLSWLAAGYPEEVPGVTVDRQCGSSQQAISFGAQAVMSGTADLIVAGGMQNMSQIPISSAMTVGEQFGFTSPTNESKQWLHRYGDQEISQFRGSELIAEKWNLSREEMEQYSLTSHERAFAAIRGGNFDNEILSVETETGPFRVDEGPRESSLEKMAGLKTLVEGGRLTAAMASQISDGASAVLLASEQGVKDHGLTPRARIHHISTRGADPVFMLTGPIPATRYALEKTGLSIDDIDTVEINEAFAPVVMAWLKEIKADPEKVNPNGGAIALGHPLGATGAKLFTTMLNTLERIGGRYGLQTMCEGGGTANVTIIERL is encoded by the coding sequence ATGGCTGGGTTTTCCGAGGCGTACGTCATTGACGCCGTGCGTACCGCGGTTGGCAAGCGTGGCGGCGGGTTGGCCGGAATTCATCCGGTCGACCTCGGCGCCCTCGGGTGGCGCGGACTGCTGGACCGGGTGGACGTGGACCCGGCGGCTGTCGACGATGTGATAGCCGGGTGCGTCGACGCGATCGGCGGGCAGGCCGGCAACATCGCCCGCCTGTCCTGGCTGGCCGCCGGTTATCCGGAAGAGGTGCCGGGTGTCACCGTCGACCGGCAATGCGGGTCCAGTCAGCAGGCCATTTCCTTTGGCGCGCAAGCGGTCATGTCGGGTACCGCGGATCTGATCGTGGCGGGCGGCATGCAGAACATGAGCCAGATCCCGATCTCGTCGGCGATGACCGTCGGCGAACAGTTCGGATTTACCTCTCCCACAAACGAATCCAAGCAGTGGCTACACCGGTACGGCGACCAGGAGATCTCCCAGTTCCGCGGCTCGGAGCTGATTGCCGAGAAGTGGAACCTGTCGCGTGAGGAGATGGAGCAGTACTCGCTGACCAGCCACGAGCGGGCGTTCGCGGCGATCCGGGGCGGCAACTTCGACAACGAGATCCTCAGCGTCGAAACCGAAACCGGCCCGTTCCGGGTGGACGAAGGCCCGCGGGAGTCGTCGCTGGAGAAGATGGCCGGATTGAAGACGCTGGTCGAGGGCGGCCGGTTGACCGCGGCGATGGCTAGCCAGATTTCTGACGGCGCCTCCGCGGTGTTGCTCGCGTCCGAGCAGGGCGTCAAAGACCACGGTCTGACGCCGCGCGCCCGCATCCACCACATCAGTACCCGCGGCGCCGATCCGGTGTTCATGCTGACCGGGCCCATCCCGGCTACCCGGTACGCGCTGGAGAAGACGGGACTGTCCATCGACGACATCGACACCGTCGAGATCAACGAGGCATTTGCGCCGGTCGTGATGGCCTGGCTCAAGGAGATCAAGGCCGACCCGGAGAAGGTCAATCCCAACGGCGGCGCGATCGCACTCGGGCACCCGCTGGGCGCCACTGGCGCGAAGTTGTTCACCACCATGCTGAATACCTTGGAGCGCATCGGCGGTCGTTACGGGCTGCAGACGATGTGTGAGGGCGGCGGCACCGCGAACGTGACCATCATCGAGCGGCTCTAG
- a CDS encoding SDR family oxidoreductase, with product MTESQSAPRNAESINLGLAGRVVLVTGGVRGVGAGISSVFAEQGATVVTCARRPVEGFPHEFHSCDVRDEEAVKALIESIVERHGTLDVVVNNAGGSPYVLTAGSSPKFSRKIIELNLIGGLVVSQFANDVMQAQSGGGSIVNICSLSGRRPSPGTAAYGAAKAGLESLTETLAVEWAPKVRVNACVVGMVETEQADLFYGDAESIAAISKNVPLGRLAKPADIGWAAAFLACDAASYISGATLEVHGGGEPPHYLATTNAAAIK from the coding sequence GTGACCGAGTCCCAATCAGCCCCCCGGAATGCTGAATCCATCAATCTGGGTCTGGCCGGGCGTGTGGTGCTGGTGACGGGCGGCGTTCGGGGTGTGGGCGCCGGCATCAGTTCGGTTTTCGCTGAGCAGGGCGCGACGGTCGTCACCTGCGCGCGGAGGCCCGTCGAGGGCTTTCCGCACGAGTTCCACAGCTGCGACGTTCGCGATGAAGAGGCCGTCAAAGCCCTGATCGAGTCGATCGTCGAGCGACACGGCACCCTCGACGTCGTCGTCAACAATGCGGGGGGATCGCCGTATGTGCTGACGGCCGGGTCCAGCCCGAAGTTCAGCCGCAAAATCATCGAACTCAATTTGATTGGTGGGCTTGTGGTTTCGCAGTTCGCCAACGACGTCATGCAGGCCCAGTCCGGCGGGGGGTCGATCGTCAACATTTGCAGTCTCAGTGGTCGACGGCCGAGCCCGGGCACCGCGGCCTACGGCGCGGCCAAAGCCGGCCTGGAGAGTCTGACCGAGACGCTGGCGGTGGAATGGGCGCCGAAGGTGCGGGTGAACGCCTGCGTGGTCGGCATGGTGGAAACCGAGCAGGCCGACCTGTTCTATGGGGACGCCGAGTCGATCGCGGCGATCTCCAAGAATGTGCCACTCGGCCGGCTGGCCAAGCCGGCGGACATCGGTTGGGCCGCAGCATTTTTGGCGTGTGACGCGGCATCGTACATCAGCGGCGCAACGCTGGAGGTGCATGGCGGTGGGGAGCCGCCGCACTATCTGGCGACCACGAACGCGGCCGCGATCAAGTAA
- a CDS encoding DUF559 domain-containing protein — protein sequence MDWPFLGVEALAAGAIPERVMRMLYEPIYPGVYGPAGIELTADQRARAAWLWSRRRGVVAGNSAAALLGVKWVSPSLDAELVSSNRKPPARIVVHADTLLPHEVLTVDGIAVTTPARTAFDIGRRTADRLRAVQRLDALVNATDLKFADVEAVVAGHRGARGLVRLRRILPLVDGGAESPQETRTRLALIDAGLPKPQTQIRVHGDCGDFVARIDMGYKELRVGIEYDGPQHWTDSEQRDRDIDRYSALRDLRWTIVRVSNDLLRYREATFIARVVAAMEAAGWRW from the coding sequence ATGGACTGGCCGTTTCTCGGCGTCGAAGCACTGGCCGCGGGGGCCATTCCCGAGCGTGTCATGCGGATGCTCTACGAGCCCATCTATCCAGGGGTATACGGCCCCGCCGGTATTGAGCTGACGGCAGATCAGCGGGCGCGGGCCGCATGGTTGTGGTCACGGCGGCGCGGGGTGGTTGCCGGCAACTCGGCCGCAGCTCTGCTCGGCGTTAAGTGGGTCAGCCCGTCACTGGATGCCGAGTTGGTGAGTAGCAACCGAAAACCTCCGGCGCGCATCGTCGTTCACGCCGATACCTTGTTGCCACACGAAGTGCTGACCGTCGACGGGATCGCGGTGACCACCCCGGCGCGCACGGCTTTCGACATCGGCCGGCGGACCGCTGATCGGTTACGCGCCGTACAGCGCCTCGACGCTCTGGTAAATGCGACCGATCTCAAGTTCGCTGATGTCGAGGCCGTCGTTGCCGGACATCGCGGCGCGCGCGGGTTGGTCCGGCTTCGCCGGATATTGCCGTTGGTCGACGGAGGCGCCGAATCACCGCAGGAGACGCGGACCCGATTGGCGTTGATCGACGCGGGGTTACCGAAACCACAGACGCAGATCCGGGTGCATGGCGACTGCGGGGACTTCGTGGCTCGAATCGACATGGGCTACAAGGAGTTGCGCGTCGGCATCGAATACGACGGCCCCCAGCACTGGACGGATTCGGAGCAACGGGACCGCGATATCGACCGGTACTCCGCGCTGCGGGACCTGCGGTGGACGATCGTCAGGGTGAGCAACGACCTGCTCCGCTACCGGGAGGCGACGTTCATCGCTCGGGTCGTCGCGGCAATGGAGGCTGCCGGATGGCGCTGGTGA
- the echA20 gene encoding (7aS)-7a-methyl-1,5-dioxo-2,3,5,6,7,7a-hexahydro-1H-indene-carboxyl-CoA hydrolase has protein sequence MTITSTTTEPGIVAVTVDYPPVNAIPSQGWFELGDAITAAGRDPQTHAVILRAEGRGFNAGVDIKEMQRTEGFTALIDANRGCFAAFRAVYECAVPVIAAVNGFCVGGGIGLVGNADVIVASDDAVFGLPEVERGALGAATHLSRLVPQHMMRRLFFTAATVDAATLHHFGSVHEVVPRAELDESALRVARDIAAKDTRVIRAAKEALNLIDVQRVNSSYRMEQGFTFELNLVGVADEHRDAFAGTAKGKKE, from the coding sequence ATGACGATCACCTCCACCACCACAGAACCCGGCATAGTCGCGGTCACCGTCGACTATCCGCCCGTCAACGCCATTCCCTCGCAGGGATGGTTCGAACTCGGCGACGCGATCACGGCCGCCGGGCGGGATCCACAGACCCACGCGGTGATCCTGCGCGCCGAAGGCCGCGGCTTCAACGCCGGCGTCGACATCAAGGAAATGCAGCGGACCGAAGGGTTCACCGCACTGATCGACGCGAACCGCGGCTGCTTCGCTGCGTTCCGCGCGGTTTACGAATGCGCGGTCCCGGTCATTGCCGCGGTGAACGGCTTCTGCGTCGGCGGTGGCATCGGCCTGGTCGGCAACGCCGACGTCATCGTGGCCTCCGACGACGCGGTCTTCGGACTCCCCGAAGTGGAGCGCGGTGCCCTCGGCGCGGCCACCCACTTGTCCCGCCTGGTCCCGCAGCACATGATGCGGCGGCTCTTCTTCACCGCCGCCACCGTCGACGCCGCCACGCTGCACCACTTCGGCTCGGTACACGAGGTGGTGCCGCGTGCCGAGTTGGACGAATCCGCACTCCGGGTGGCTCGCGATATCGCCGCCAAGGACACCCGCGTCATCCGGGCCGCCAAAGAGGCGCTGAACCTGATCGACGTGCAACGCGTGAACTCGAGTTACCGCATGGAACAAGGGTTTACGTTCGAGCTCAACCTCGTCGGCGTCGCCGACGAGCACCGCGACGCGTTCGCCGGAACGGCAAAGGGCAAGAAGGAATGA